One genomic region from Magallana gigas chromosome 3, xbMagGiga1.1, whole genome shotgun sequence encodes:
- the LOC117680487 gene encoding uncharacterized protein, with the protein MEKDVKDAYIMGSVNTASSAFTRKGSRSRNSYHYSFKHEKICRSAFQSLFDVGKKSLSNILKHYSEKGAVPRQHGNLGRKPKHAVNFDDVQRVVNFIIGYAEEHGLPQPAALRGRDDEPPIFLPCDSSKKGIHSLYKSACETDDVRKVEYHTFTNIWTSCCSHIKICGPRFDVCHRCELMRKQVLDACMEEEKLAALNKFQTHIDVAQKERDIYKKIVKDSLEELQNADRQGHHIPPLSSDFTEVHYTFDFSQNVALPHHARQMGPLYFLSLKKVHIFGFRVDDIPTQYNYLIGENETLGLDGTGSHGPNTVISLVHHGLNTYGYGEKECLLHADNCAGQNKNKFVIAYLAWRVITGLHHQITYLMQVVGHTRCLIDAGFARAKKLFRRSDCDSMRELQQVVERSSSTNKGILYESGGGTSTWKYYNWKEFLEQFFTSLPGISKYHSFRFCADHAGFVFVKENSDAMEKRIKIIKPSGLQQIPGKFPTELTPPGLSRERTQYLFKKVRPFVRPRCQDQLCPPTHTEE; encoded by the exons ATGGAAAAAGATGTGAAAGATGCGTACATCATGGGTTCTGTTAATACTGCCTCGTCCGCTTTCACCCGAAAAGGTTCAAGATCTCGAAATTCGTACCACTATAGTTTTAAACATGAGAAAATTTGTAGATCAGCTTTCCAAAGTTTGTTTGATGTTGGGAAGAAGTCTCTttccaatattttaaaacattattctgAAAAGGGTGCAGTTCCAAGACAACATGGAAATCTAGGAAGGAAACCCAAACACGCGGTCAATTTTGATGATGTACAGCGAGTTGTAAATTTTATCATTGGCTACGCCGAGGAACATGGTCTACCCCAGCCTGCGGCCCTCAGAGGTAGGGATGACGAGCCTCCAATTTTTCTCCCTTGTGACTCCTCAAAGAAAGGAATTCACAGTTTATACAAGTCAGCATGCGAAACAGATGATGTTAGGAAAGTGGAGTACCACACATTCACTAACATTTGGACATCCTGCTGTTCCCACATTAAGATATGTGGTCCACGCTTTGACGTTTGTCACAGGTGTGAACTGATGAGGAAGCAGGTGCTTGACGCATGCATGGAAGAAGAGAAATTGGCGGCTctaaataaatttcaaactCACATTGATGTAGCGCAAAAGGAAAGAGATATCTACAAGAAAATTGTTAAAGACTCGCTAGAAGAATTACAAAATGCAGATAGACAGGGACACCACATACCGCCCCTATCCTCTGATTTTACCGAAGTTCACTACACATTTGATTTTAGCCAAAATGTTGCTTTACCTCATCATGCTCGGCAAATGGGACCGCTTTATTTTCTCAGTTTAAAGAAAGTACATATATTCGGTTTTCGTGTTGACGATATACCTACACAATATAATTACTTGATAGGGGAAAATGAGACGCTTGGATTAGATGGTACGGGATCTCATGGGCCAAACACAGTTATCTCCTTGGTGCATCATGGCCTTAACACATATGGCTATGGAGAAAAAGAGTGCTTGCTCCATGCTGATAATTGTGCAG GTCAAAACAAGAACAAATTTGTAATCGCTTATTTGGCATGGCGAGTGATCACTGGATTGCACCATCAAATTACGTATTTGATGCAGGTAGTTGGCCATACACGGTGTTTGATTGATGCAGGTTTTGCACGTGCAAAAAAGCTTTTCCGTCGATCGGATTGTGACAGTATGAGAGAACTTCAGCAAGTCGTTGAGCGTTCGTCTTCAACAAATAAAGGAATTCTATATGAAAGTGGAGGGGGCACTTCTACGTGGAAGTACTACAACTGGAAAGAGTTTTTGGAACAATTTTTCACCTCTTTGCCTGGTATATCTAAATACCATTCGTTTCGATTTTGTGCTGACCATGCAGGATTTGTTTTCGTTAAGGAAAATAGTGATGCAATGGAAAAAAGAATTAAGATAATTAAACCTTCTGGACTTCAGCAGATTCCTGGAAAATTTCCCACAGAGCTAACACCTCCTGGATTGTCCAGGGAAAGAACTCAGTATCTTTTCAAAAAAGTTAGACCGTTTGTACGACCAAGATGTCAAGATCAATTGTGTCCACCCACCCACACTGAGGAATAA